A stretch of the Planktothricoides raciborskii GIHE-MW2 genome encodes the following:
- the lepB gene encoding signal peptidase I, which translates to MTRIEETVSDSKSQLPVNQAPKYTEENPWLESLKTIVLSGILAIGIRTFVAEARYIPSGSMLPTLEINDRLIIDKLSYHFKDPQRGDIIVFSPTPALQKENFKDAFIKRVIGLPGDKVQVKLRVVYVNDQPIQEQYIQEQPNYDYGPVVVPENQYLVLGDNRNNSYDSHYWGFVPRENIIGQAVIRFFPFNRMGGIDSADN; encoded by the coding sequence ATGACCCGTATCGAGGAAACCGTGTCTGATTCTAAATCTCAATTACCCGTTAATCAAGCCCCAAAGTACACCGAAGAAAACCCCTGGCTTGAATCACTAAAGACCATTGTACTGAGTGGAATTTTAGCAATAGGGATTCGCACTTTCGTCGCCGAAGCCCGTTATATTCCTTCGGGTTCAATGTTACCCACCCTGGAGATCAACGATCGCCTAATTATTGATAAGTTGAGTTATCATTTTAAAGACCCGCAGCGGGGAGATATTATTGTCTTTAGCCCGACCCCTGCATTACAAAAGGAAAACTTTAAAGATGCTTTTATTAAGCGGGTGATTGGTTTACCCGGTGACAAAGTACAAGTTAAACTCCGCGTGGTGTATGTTAACGATCAACCGATCCAAGAACAATATATTCAAGAGCAACCTAACTATGATTACGGCCCAGTGGTCGTGCCGGAAAATCAATATTTGGTGTTAGGAGATAACCGCAATAATAGTTATGATAGCCACTATTGGGGCTTTGTCCCTCGCGAAAATATTATTGGTCAAGCAGTGATTCGTTTTTTCCCTTTTAATCGCATGGGTGGCATTGATTCTGCTGATAATTAA
- a CDS encoding dihydroorotase: MSADSYLLIQQARILQTDGEFLLGDVLVRGGAIVQIDREISPPESHHCEIIDATGLTLLPGVIDPQVHFREPGLEHKEDLFTATCACAAGGVTSFLEMPNTRPITSNQAALDDKLARAAQKCLVNYGFFIGATGKNLEDLLTATPTPGIKIFMGSMKGDLLVDTDELLEPIFANGSRLIAVHAEDQERISQRRQEFAGCTDPAIHSTIQDKQAALLATQRALRLSKKYQRRLHILHLSTGVEANLLRQDKPSWVTAEVTPQHLLLNTSAYETIGTLAQMNPPLRDPEDNEILWQALLDGVIDFIATDHAPHTLAEKAEAYPNSPSGMPGVQTSLPLMLTQAMQGRCTVAQVAHWMSAAPAKGYGIANKGAIAPGYDADLVLVDLNSYHPVLAENMLTKCGWSPFEGWNLTGWPVVTIVGGQVVYNRGKINTEVRGQALQVW, translated from the coding sequence ATGTCTGCTGATTCATACTTATTAATCCAACAAGCTCGGATCCTCCAAACTGATGGGGAATTTTTACTCGGTGATGTCTTGGTGCGGGGGGGAGCAATTGTCCAAATCGATCGAGAAATTTCGCCCCCTGAGAGCCACCACTGTGAAATTATCGACGCCACGGGCTTAACTTTGTTGCCTGGAGTCATCGATCCGCAAGTGCATTTCCGGGAACCGGGTTTGGAACATAAAGAAGATTTATTTACCGCCACCTGTGCTTGTGCTGCCGGTGGGGTGACTTCTTTTTTGGAAATGCCCAATACTCGGCCAATTACCAGCAACCAAGCAGCCCTTGATGATAAGTTAGCGCGAGCAGCCCAGAAATGCTTAGTTAATTATGGCTTTTTTATTGGGGCAACGGGCAAAAACTTAGAGGATTTACTCACAGCCACCCCCACTCCGGGAATTAAGATTTTTATGGGCTCGATGAAGGGGGATCTTTTGGTAGATACCGATGAATTGCTAGAGCCAATTTTTGCCAATGGTTCGCGGTTAATTGCCGTCCATGCGGAAGACCAAGAACGGATTAGTCAACGGCGACAGGAATTTGCCGGATGTACCGATCCCGCGATTCATTCAACCATTCAAGATAAGCAAGCGGCGTTGTTGGCGACTCAAAGAGCCCTACGATTGTCCAAAAAATATCAGCGACGACTGCATATTTTGCACCTGTCCACGGGGGTTGAGGCGAATTTGCTGCGCCAAGATAAACCCAGTTGGGTGACAGCAGAAGTTACACCGCAGCATTTACTCTTAAATACCAGTGCTTATGAAACTATTGGCACCTTGGCACAGATGAATCCGCCTTTAAGAGATCCCGAAGATAATGAGATTCTCTGGCAAGCGCTGCTGGATGGGGTGATTGATTTTATTGCCACGGATCATGCGCCCCATACTTTGGCGGAAAAAGCCGAAGCATATCCCAATAGTCCGTCGGGGATGCCCGGAGTGCAAACCTCTCTGCCGTTGATGTTGACCCAAGCAATGCAAGGACGCTGTACCGTAGCACAAGTGGCTCACTGGATGTCCGCCGCCCCCGCGAAAGGCTATGGTATTGCCAATAAAGGCGCGATCGCTCCTGGGTATGATGCGGATTTGGTGTTAGTGGATTTAAACAGCTATCATCCAGTATTGGCGGAAAATATGCTCACCAAATGTGGTTGGAGTCCCTTTGAAGGCTGGAATTTAACCGGATGGCCCGTGGTGACAATTGTCGGGGGACAAGTGGTCTATAACCGAGGAAAGATTAACACCGAAGTACGCGGTCAAGCCTTACAGGTATGGTAG